In the Blautia coccoides genome, CGATTCTTAAACAATCAAATCTGATTTTCTTCCTTATTCCCGGCCCGTTCCTCTACCAGTATCTTTTTAATTTCATACTCACCTCTCTCCTTTTTCCGGTAGAGCCTTCTCTCTTCTCTCCACTTGGCAGGCAGCACGCCCATGCGTTTTTTAAAATTACGTTCAAAAGAGGATATGGAAAGATAGCCGCACTTCTCTCCTATCATCCTGATTGGCTCCATGGTATTCTGCAACATCCAGCAGGCTTCCCTGACCCTTATGCAGTTGATATAATCCACTGGCCCAAGTCCCTTCATTTTTTGAAAAACCTTGCGGAAGTGGCTCTCACTGAAGTGGCACAACCCAGCCAGTTCTCCCACTTTTATCTGCTCCATATAATGATCATAAATATAATCGATAGCTGGCAGAAGCGGCAGGCTCACTGCCTCTTCCTCCACGGCGTGATTCTGCTCCAATACATCGTACAGCATAAATAAAAAGGTACACAGAAGACTCATCACCTGCACCTTATAAGTTCCCCTTTTTTTTCCCGCTATCTTAAAAATCTGCTTCAAAAGAAAAGTAAGCTGTCCGTATTCCCCTTCATCTAATATCTGCACTCCGTAAAACAACTGTCTGCATATTTTCAAATTCATTCTTTCATCAATAAATGAAAACAGTTTTATAAAATCCTCCAGGTCCACAAACAAGTATCCCCACATGTTATACATACCATTTTCATTTCTTGTAGCATGCAGCAGATTTGGAGCAACAAGACTAATACTCCCGGAACAAAACGCGGCCTCTTTCCCTTCACTAATGATCGTCCCCTGCCCTTCATAACAATAACCAATCTCCAGATAGTAATGAAAATGAAGGGGATCCTCTGCTCCGGCCTTAGCCCATGCAATTTTATCCAGCACCATCAGCGGATAATCCGGATATATTCTGAAAATATGATCCTCTACATAACGCTTCTTTTTCCGCCCCACTTTTTTCTTCTCCTACTCTGTATATATTTTTTTTGCGTTTACATATTTTTCTATATTATACATTAAATTTGTAGGATTGTGTCTTTATTTGTCATATTTATCCGTGATTTACTGGTATTTACTCTGAGAACTCTTTTCTTTATTGCAGTTTTTTATATTTTTCGCTATAATAGGAGAGCATAAAAAATAAGGGAGAGAAAGACTATGAATGAACAGAAAGAATTCAAGCCTTATATTCCGGCCGAGCGCGTAACGCCGGAATTAACTGTCACCTCCATAATCATGGGTATCATCCTGGCTGTCGTTTTCGGCGCTGCCAATGCTTACCTGGGACTTCGTGTTGGTATGACAATCTCCGCGTCCATTCCCGCAGCTGTTCTCGCCATGGGTGTGATCCGTGTTATCATGCGGAAGAATTCCATCCTGGAGAGTAACATTGTACAGACGATCGGTTCTGCCGGTGAGTCTCTTGCTGCCGGTGCCATCTTTACTTTACCTGCCCTCTTCTTATGGGCTGCTGATGGCAAAATGGAAACCCCGAGTATTCTGGAAATCACACTGATCGCTCTGCTGGGTGGCCTTTTGGGTGTACTTTTCATGGTACCTCTGAGAAATGCCCTGATTGTAAAAGAGCACGGTATTCTTCCTTATCCGGAGGGAACCGCATGTGCGGAAGTTCTTCTGGCAGGTGAAGAAGGCGGCGCAAATGCCTCCACCGTATTCGCCGGTATGGGATTTGCTGCAATCTTTAAATTTGTCATTGACGGTTTGAAAGTGGTTCCCAGTGAAGTTTCCCTGAGAGTAAAAGGCTTTGCAGGTGAAATCGGAACTCAGATCTACCCGGCAGTTATGAGTGTGGGTTATATCTGTGGTCCCCGTATTTCATCTTATATGTTTGCCGGCGGTCTGGTGAGCTGGATGGTTCTGATTCCGGCTGTTGTACTTTTCGGTGCTGACCTGACTCTGTATCCGGGAACTGCCCCCATAGGTGAAATGTTTGCAGAAGGCGGCGCAAGCGCCATCTGGGGAAGCTACATCCGTTACATCGGTGCAGGTGCACTGGCTGCCGGCGGTATCATCAGCCTGGTAAAATCCCTGCCGCTGATCATTCGTACATTCAGTGATGCTATGAAGAGCCTGAAAGGCAATACCAACACCAATACAACCAGAACAGGACAGGACCTGAACATGGCTGTCATTTTGGGCGGTGTGCTTTTGATCACTATTGCTATCTGGCTGGCACCTCCGATTCCGGTAACCTTCCTGGGTGCCATTATCGTTGTAATCTTCGGCTTCTTCTTCGCTACTGTATCTTCCAGAATGGTAGGTCTGGTAGGAAGCAGCAACAACCCTGTTTCCGGTATGGCAATCGCCACTCTGCTGATCGCAACTATCCTGCTCAAAGCAACAGGTGACAGCGGAATCCACGGAATGCAGGGCGCTATCGCCATCGGTTCTATCATCTGTATCGTAGCCGCCATTGCAGGCGATACTTCACAGGATTTAAAGACCGGTTATCTTCTGGGTTCCACACCTAAAAAACAGCAGATTGGTGAGTTTATCGGTGTATTCGCCGCTGCTCTGGCGATTGGCGGAGTGTTATACCTGCTGAACGCTGCATGGGGATTCGGCTCCGAAGAATTAGGCGCACCTCAGGCCATGCTCATGAAGATGATCGTAGAAGGTGTTATGGAAAACAACCTGCCATGGACGCTGGTATTTATCGGTGTATTCCTGGCAATCGCTGTGGAAATCCTGGGTATTCCGGTACTGCCCTTTGCAATCGGTGTATACCTTCCGGTACAGTTAAACGCCTGCATTATGGTCGGTGGACTTGTTCGTCTGGTGTTTGACAAAATGAATATGAAAGATAAGAAGAAAAAAGATGCCATTGTCAATGACGGTGTGCTCTATTGCTCCGGTATGATTGCCGGTGAAGGTCTGGTGGGCATTCTTCTGGCTGTCTTTGCAGTATTTAATATTGATAAATTTATTGACCTATCCAGCAGATTCAATCTTCCCACAGCGGTATCCAATATCGGAAGCCTGGTTGTATTTGCACTTGTGATTCTGAGTCTGCTTAAATTTTCTCTCTGGAGAAAACGCAAAGAGAACAAATAATGAAAAAAAAAGAAAATGTAATGGATAAAAACTATCTGGAGTTTATTCCTGAGAGAAATTCACTCCTCACCTGGAAAACTGACAAAAAGGGCATTGTGACCCTGGATGTTGAAAATACCGGTTTCTTTAACCGACTGGCCCAGAAATGCTTCAATCGTCCGAAATACACCCATGTCCATTTGGACAAGCTGGGAAGTTTCGTCTGGCCGCTGATCGACGGTCAGAAAAACATTATTGAGCTGGGAAAAGAAGTGGATGCTCACTTTGGCGAGGAGGCAGCCCCACTCTATGAGAGGCTGGCAAAATTTTTTCAGGTACTGGAAAGTTATCATTTCATTAAACTGAATAAGAACGTATAAAAAACAGCGCACTTTGGAAGCAAATCCATAGTGCGCTGTTTTTAACCATTCAGCATATTAGAGCATCTACCGAGGCGACCGTATAAATTCTTCTGACTTAAAACCTCAAGCTGTCTCATATCCATATAATCTTATTTTTCTGTATCATAAGGCCAGTCAATGATACCTCCGAAATCATAGACCTGAGTATATCCCGCCTCTGCGAGCTTTTTCGCAGCCTGTGCGCTGCGGTTGCCGCTTCTGCAGTATACCAGTATTTCCTGGTCCATATCAGGCAGTTCCTCCAAAGGTTCGCTGCTGATGGTCTCATTTGGGATCACAATTGCTCCGGGCACATGGCCTTCCTGATATTCCTCCTCTGTGCGGACATCCAGGATCACCACTTTATCATCCTTGTCCATCCGCTCTTTTGCTTCTTCTGCCGTGATCTTTTTATATTCTGCTTTCACTGTGTCCTCCTGTGCTGCTTTTGTATCCTGTCCGGTCTTGTCCTGTCCGCATGCAGACAAGGCTGCCGTCAATACACCTGCCGCTATAACGGCAAAGAGCCATTTCTTATTTTTCTTCATATGGTTCCCTTTCCTCTGCTTTATAGGATTCTATATTTTCAGCAGATTATACATTCTGTACTTTTTTCTATTACAGTTATACTGTAATTATAATTATTTCAGTTTGATTTGTCAAGTTCTATTTTCTCTAAAGTGAAATAACGGTAACAGTTCAGCCTTCCACTGTCCCGCGAGGTGTTGCCTTGCATTTGCAAGGCAATCCCGAGGCAGCCACGCGCCAGACTGCGGTTTTTGCAGAGCTGTGAAATAACAATAACATAAGTGACCGCACTGCACACAACTGCGGTCTGCCGGTACCCAGCAAAACAAAAGCCAGCCGGACAGCCGAAAAGTCTTCTTAACCGCAAAATAGAAAACGCAAATTGTAAACTTTTTATTAAAAATAAGTTGACATTATCTTCTTTGTATTTTATAGTATTATCAAATCTGACCCAGTAAAAAAACAAAAACGAGGTATCAAAATGATTACAATGTTAATGGAAAAAGTTTTAAACGGAGGCACTCTCACCAAAGAAGAGGCAATACGCCTTTCCTCTGCAGACTTGGAGCCGCTCTGTCAGGCGGCAGACCGGATACGCCGGCATTTCTGCGGGAATGCTTTTGATATGTGCTCTATCATCAACGGCAAAAGCGGAAAATGTCCGGAGGATTGTAAATACTGCGCCCAATCTGTCCATTATTCCGCAGATACCGCTGTTTATCCTCTTCTTGATTCCCATGAAATCGTTCGGGAGGCAGAGGCCAATGCAGCAAACGGCATCCTGCGCTTCTCCATTGTAACATCAGGAAAACGTCTGAGTGACAGAGAAGTGGAACAGGTCTGCGAGAGTTTTCGGAAGATAAAAGAAACCTGTGGTATATCTCTGTGTGCCTCCATGGGACTCCTCTCCAAAAAACAATTTGAGATGCTGAAAAGTGCCGGTGTGGTCCGCTATCACAACAATCTGGAAACCTCCCGCCGCTTCTTCCCTCAAATCTGCACCACACATACATACGATGACAAAATACAGGCTATTTTAGATGCTCAGGAGGTGGGCCTCACAGTATGCAGCGGGGGCATTATAGGTCTTGGGGAAACCATGGAGGACAGAATTGATATGGCCATTACACTGCAAAAGCTGCATATCCGTTCTGTGCCTGTCAATGTTTTAAACCCGATTCCCGGTACTCCTCTGGCGCATCGTGTGCCTCTGGATGAGGATGAAGTCTGCCGGACTGCGGCTGTGTTCCGTTTTCTTATGCCAGACAGTCTCCTGCGCATGGCAGGAGGCCGGGGGCTTATGAGAGACCAGGGACGGCGTGTGTTTCAGTCAGGCGCAAATGGGGCCATCACGCAGAATATGCTGACCACAGGGGGCGTTGCAGTTAATGAAGACAGACTTCTGGCTGAGGAATTGGGATTTGAGATCAGGCTTTACGAGTAAAGACGGGATTTTTTGAAATGAGCTTGAAATCTTAATTTTTCTCTGCTATACTGGATTTTGTAAAAGAGCTTATGCGGATTATAATAATCGTTTGCATAGGCTCTTTTTTTGTTATTTTATGGGTAAATCTGCCTTACTCTGCGTAACAATATTATTATGACCTGCCTTGCAGGCAGAAAGGATGGTTTGATTTATGAAACATAATTACAAAATACTTGCGAAAAATATCGGGATGGAACTGCTGGGCAGTGTCTTTATTGCCATTGGTATTTATAACTTTGCGGTGGCCTCCCATTTCCCTATGACAGGTTTTTCCGGTATCGCTCTGATTTTAAACCGCTTGTTCCAGCTCCCTATCGGTATCTCCATCATTGTGCTGAATATTCCGGTGGCCATACTCTGTTTCCGGCTTTTGGGAAGGCAGTTTTTTCTCCGTTCCCTGCGGGCAATGATCATTTCTTCCGTAATGATCGATTACCTTGCGCCTTTACTGCCTGTCTATGAAGGAAACCGGATGCTGTCAGCCATCTGTACCGGTGTGCTTGGCGGTTTTGGCTACGCTGTTATCTATATGCAGAACTCCTCAACAGGCGGAACTGATTTTATTATCATGGCGGTAAAGGCGCTGAAGCCTTATCTTTCCCTGGGAAAGATTGCTTTTTTATCTGATGTGGGGATCATTCTGCTGGGCGGTATTATTTTTCGTGATATGGATGGGATCATCTATGGAATGATCATTAATTTTCTGTTTGCCCTTGTGGTAGACAAAGTGGTTTACGGTATTAACGCGGGGAAGATGACCCTTATCGTGACAGAACATGGTCAGAAGGTCACAGAGGTGATCGATACATGCTGCGGAAGGGGCAGCACCATTTTGAAAGGAGTAGGCGGATACCGGATGGATGAGAAGCAGGTAGTTATGTGTGCCTGTAATAACAAGCAGATGTACTTTGTACAGAAAGCTGTGAAAGAGACGGACCCGGAAGCCTTTATCATTGTACTGGAATCGAATGAAGTACATGGGGAAGGTTTTGAAATGCTGAAGATCGGAGAAAGCGGAGCCTAATCAGGAGCAACGGTACCTGACGTCTGATACGGCAGTGCCACAGTGCAGCAAGGCGGCGAAAAAAAATGCGTAAGGTGATTGTTTCTATCATCTTACGCATTTTTAATTAGGAAGAAAGTCCCGTGTGAGGGTGCCGGGCAGTTACAAGGTTTTCAGTTGTCTATAACGGGCTGCCTTTTTATATTTTTATCAGTAAATATATCATATTCGTCTCTGCTGGTTGTACTGAATTCAGAGATCACGGCGCCTTCCGGGCCGGCCTGGAACCAATGTCTGGTGTCAGGATAGATTGTATGCTGTTGGCCTGGGCGGAGGATTATCTCGTGCAGGACTGTGTAAGTGCCTTCATAGCCTGCAGGTATTTTCCCCCTGCTGTTCCCGGTGGCTTCACCTTCCACATAGAGATAGACAGTTCCGTATCTACAGCGGAAAGTCTCCTCCTTTCCCTCATATCCTATGGCACTGATAGGCACATGGCTGTGTTCCGGGCATGTCTGCCCCGGAAAGAGAACCATTTCCTTTGCACAGCACCTGTCTGTATTGATATAGGTGACAAGCTGAAGACCGATGCGTTCTATGTCATTCAGACCAAAATCAGCGATTTCGATATTTTCTTTTTCCTCATCTGTGAGTACTATATGTGCCTTTTCAAAGTAATCCAGCACTCCGGCTCTTTTCTCGTCGTATTCTGTCTTTTTCATGGTGTTCTCCTATCTTACAGAAGCCATCTGCAGAGCTGTCTCTTTGGCGCCCCTTACAATTATTGTTTTTGTCTCTCCCGGAAGAAGGTCAAAATAATTATCCGAACATCTGTAATTTCCTTTTACATGTACGCCGTGGGCAAAGGATTCAGAGTGAAGGGTGAGGATCCTGTCATTTCCCTCCTGTCGGTCCTCTGTGCAGATAACCTGACTCTTTTCAAAATCCAGATTCCGCATATCATCTAAGCGGAGCCAGATATTGTCAATATTTTCATCAAGGACATACAGCATGATAGTTCCTTTTTTATAATCCCTGTCCGGAAGGGCTTCCCGCAGCAGATAGGAACGTTCTCCCGGCTCTGTCTCCAATTGGATCTTTCTTGTTTCTCTGATAGTTCCGTCAAAGGATACATAACCGAACTCTGCTGTGACCGACAATGGTTTGGGAGTATCGTTTGCACCCTGTAATATGACACTGCCATCCTCTGCACGCATAGTAAATTTTTGATGGGCCAGGGCACGTTTTACTCCATAGTAAGCGATTTTCCTTCTCAGATAGTAGTCAATAATGGTCCATCCCACTTCGCCCCATGCGTCATTGTACATCCAAAACAGACCGCCATAGCACTGCTCTCTGAACCGCATGGATTCCAGGGAGTATCCGTACATCATACCATGCACCATACCCGCGTAAGTAATATAATCTTCCAGAGAAAGTCTGTCCGCGTGGTCAACATAGTTTTTCTCTATGGCTGTATTCACAGTGTCTTTTTCAAAGACATTGTTGTGCATCTGCCATACTTCACTGGTCCTGTCCAAAGGCTGTCCATCCATATATTCCAGGATCGTTTCCATACAGCACGGCCCTACATAGCCGTATTCACTCACAAACTTGGCCTTGATCTTATCGTAATCTTTTGCTTCAATACGCTCTTCCATCTTTTTGCTCATATAAGCCTGCTGCCAGTGATGGATGTCGCCTACGGTATCGTCGTTTGGAAGCTCCCCTCCATAGGGTGAACTATTCCAATAGGGAATAAAGGGACAGTTTGCATGGATGACTTCTTTGGAGAGGATATTTGCAATATACATACCGTACTGATGTTCATATGTAAATTCAATTCCCCACTTGGGATTATCTGTGGAATTAAACAGCCAATGCACTTCGTTGGTACCGCAGAATAATCCCAGACAGCTATGACTGCGCAGACGTTTTGTCTGATAGTCAAATTCCCGGCGCATTTCCTCCCGGAACCATTGATGATGATCCGGATAAGTGGAGCACGCAAACATAAAATCATGCCAGATCAGAATGCCCTTTTCATCACAGAGATCATAGAAGATATCCCTCTCATACAGTCCTCCGCCCCAGATCCTCAGCATATTGAAGTTGGCCTCTGCCGCTTCCTCTGTCAAAACCCTGTATTTTTCATCAGTTACCCTGGCATAAATAAAATCATTTGGAATCCAGTTTCCGCCCTTACAATAGATGGGCTTTCCGTTGATGACAAACTGGAATTTCCGGTCCTTTCCCTTCAGTACATCTGTGTTTAACTCCAGTTTTCTGATTCCATAGCGAAATACCGGATATATCTCCACAGCATCTTCGCATACCGCTTCAACCTGTACCTCATACAATGGCTGTCTGCCGTAACCGTTTGGCCACCAAAGTTTCGCGTGAGGGATCAGAATCTCCTCTTCAAAATAATTATATCCCGATGTAAAAAGTCTGTCTTCATAAATCTGTTCAAAGACAGTGTCCCCCTCATAGCTTATCCTGACTTTGTATTTTCCGTCTCTGGAGCTTATGAATCCCAGATTTTCCACATTCAGCATTAATTTCAGCTTTGCCTGCTCACCTATTTCTTCCGTGTGGAGGCAGACTTCCCTGAGTGCGATCTTCTTATGCCCTTCCAGTCTGGCACCACCTGTGATTCCGCAGGTGATCACTTTGGGACCCCAGTCCCATCCCACAGTATACTGAGGCCTTCTGACAAATGCTCTTCTGGCGTCACCACGATATTTTCCCCCGTTGTCTGTTTCCAGACATACAGCATGATTCAGCTCTGACAGATCCTGGTCCGACACTGATTCAAGCCCGCTGGTCACCCGGACTGTGATAACATTTTCTCCCTCTTTGATCTTGTCCTTTATATCATACACAAACGGATAGTGCACACTGTAATGGCTTCCAATATACTGCCCGTTAATGAAAATATCGCTTTTGGAATCCAGTCCCTCCAAAATAAGCTCAATGATATCTTCATTCTTATCCACACTGCAGCCGTCAAATGTTCGTTCAAACCACCATGCTCTCTTTTCTATCCACTCTGATTCCCTGCAGTAATCTGCCAAGACCGGATCCCTGATCACCCCGTTCTCTATCAGCGGCATTCTCACATCTGCCGGAAGACTGCAGCTATACCATCCATCTTCCAGTCCATGTACATAAGCCCACTGGTCCTTCTCCACACTTAAAAGGCTCTCATGCATTCTCCAGTTGTCGTTCATCTTTAATTCAAACATACGATCATTCCCCCATTCATAGTTATTCCATAGGTCTTCATCCTCACTCCCAGGGTTTCAGGATCACTTTACAGGTATCCTGTCCCATAAACTTCTCGAAGGCTCCCTGTACATCTGAAAATCCGTATACATCTGTAATAATTTTATGTACCACAGGAGAACGCCTGAGTATGGCAAACATTTCTTCCCTGTCATCCATGTTATAATGCCAGGAACCCATCAGAGTAAGTCCTTTTCTGATAAAGTCATCACTTGGGCAGATTGGAATTGTATTGTGGTTTTCTCCTATAAATGCCACACTGCCCCTTGGCTCCATCATATCAATGCAGAGCCTTTCCGCATTGCCGTTGCCAGAAGCATCCACAGCCTTGATAAGCGGTGCATCTTTTTTCGCTTCTCTGATCTTTTCTTTGATATCAGGGTCTGTTGGGTCCAAAACCACATCAGCCCCCATTTCCTTTGCCATGTTCTTGCGGAATGGAACACTGTCCAGAGCGATCACCCGCGCTCCCAAAAACTTTGACACGGCAATGGCGCCCATACCCACAGGACCCAGACCGGTGATGAGTATGGTATCAAATCCCTTTACATTCAGCCTTTTAATAGAGCTGAACGCAGGGCCTAAAGCACAGCATCCCAGTGAACCCTGATCATATGTTATATCATCGGGAAGCTTTGTGCAGACAAAATCCTGTACCAGCACATATTCAGCAAAATGACTGAAATACTGAGGCTTTTCCGTACAATAAATATAATTACCCGAAAGACACAGAGAACAGTGCCCACAGCCGGAAAGGGGATTTAATATGACCCTATCCCCCTCCTTCAGAAGGTTGGAGCCGTTGACTGCCACAACAACACCGGCACCTTCATGCCCGGCATCACGGACAGGTGTAGGTGAGACAAATGCTTTTCTGTCACTTCCGCAGATTGGCGTGGACTCTACTTTTACTACTACCCATTCTCCATGGGGTACCGGATCTGGCACGTCTTCCAGATACGCCCGATTATTTCCCAGAACTAATGATTTCATCTTTTTCCTCCTTATGCCTCTTTGGGCCAGACTTTATCAATTGCCTCACTCACAACAGCCACCGCTTTTTCAAACTCCATCTCCCCCAGTTCCTTAACGAAAGGCTCTGCAAGGACCGGCCCTGTATAGCCCATATTTTTCAAGCCTTCAAAAAACTCACCGATCCTGAGGACCCCGGTGCTCCCCGGAAGTGCCCTCACCACATCCTCCTGTTCCTCTCTGGGAATCCCTGCGGGGGCATCCATAATATGGGCACACACCACCCAGGATTCATCCGGAAATTTGGCAAAATCCTCAAAAGTCTGTCCTGCCATATCCCAGTGCCAGACATCCATCAATATCCCCATATTTCCGGTTCCTATGGCGCGGCACAGCTCCAACATCTGGTCCAGGGTATGTATAAATTCATATTTCTTTCCTGCTCTTAATTTGGGCGGTCCCAGGAATTCCAGTCCCAGAGAGATATCATATTTTTTCAATATCTCGGCAGCCGCTCCCAGCCTTTCCCTGTGCAGATTGAAATTTTCTTCATATGTTAATTCGTCACTGGCCGGAATGATCCAGGTGATACAGCGGTGCATACCGCACGCCGCCGCATACTGTACATACTCCTCCAGCTTCTCCATATCCTTCCTGTAAGTCTCTTCGTCTTTTCTATATTCAACAGGAAGTCCGAATCCTGCCGCTTTTAAGTGGTATCTCTCCAAAATTTCTTTTGTCTTTTCCACAGGCATCTGAGCGTCACGCTCTATATTAAACCAGATTCCGTCAAATCCGTACTTCTCAGCCAGAGGTGCGGACTCTTCCAGTCCCACCCTGTGTCCGATACAATCCGGTGCCAATGTCTTATACATAATTTTTTACCTCCAAAGTTATCCTTTCACTGCTCCTGCCACCATACCCTCTATGATCCTCTTACTGAAAACAAAGTACAGGATCATAACCGGAAGCGTGGTTGTCATGATACCCGCCATTAATCTGGGATAGTCTACCGTATACGCAGATTTAAACATTGTCAGTCCCACTGGGACAGTCCGCAGCGTGTCGCTGTTTACTAAGATCAATGAGAATGAAAATTCATTCCACACGGCAAAGAACTGTATGATCGCCACTGTGGACAATATGGGCATAGCCAGCGGAAATACGATCTGGAACAGACATCGGAAAAAGCCGCATCCGTCTATGGCAGCTGCCTCCTCCAGCTCTTTTGGAATCGATGCAATGTAACTCTCTATGAGCATAATGGATATGGGAAGTCCAAAAGCAACATAGGGAAACAGCAGCGTATACCAGTGATTTGTAAGCCCGCTCTGCCTAAGCTGAACATACATGGGAACAAGCAGTGCGTGTACAGGGATCAGCATACCCATGATAAAATAGTTATATATGAGGCTCCGCCCTCTGAAGCGGTATCTGGAGAGGACATACCCGGCCAGGAAAGAAAATACAATGATGATCAGAACAGACAAAATGGTATTCCTTGCGCTGTTCAGCATATACATTCCCAGCTTTGTCTGTGTAAACACTGATATGTAATTTTTCAGGTTCAGTGCCTGGGGAAGTGCCGTTGAACTCTGGGTGAATTCGGCCTGCGTCTTGAAGGAGGAATAAAATATCCATACCATCGGGAAGATGCAGGAGAAAGAAAACACCAGGAGTAATCCATTACAGATCACTTTCCCGATACTTTTTCCAACCTTTTTTGCGGGAACTGCATTATTTTTTAACTCAGCCATGATCAGTAATCACTCTCCTTTCTC is a window encoding:
- a CDS encoding AraC family transcriptional regulator, coding for MGRKKKRYVEDHIFRIYPDYPLMVLDKIAWAKAGAEDPLHFHYYLEIGYCYEGQGTIISEGKEAAFCSGSISLVAPNLLHATRNENGMYNMWGYLFVDLEDFIKLFSFIDERMNLKICRQLFYGVQILDEGEYGQLTFLLKQIFKIAGKKRGTYKVQVMSLLCTFLFMLYDVLEQNHAVEEEAVSLPLLPAIDYIYDHYMEQIKVGELAGLCHFSESHFRKVFQKMKGLGPVDYINCIRVREACWMLQNTMEPIRMIGEKCGYLSISSFERNFKKRMGVLPAKWREERRLYRKKERGEYEIKKILVEERAGNKEENQI
- a CDS encoding OPT family oligopeptide transporter, which codes for MNEQKEFKPYIPAERVTPELTVTSIIMGIILAVVFGAANAYLGLRVGMTISASIPAAVLAMGVIRVIMRKNSILESNIVQTIGSAGESLAAGAIFTLPALFLWAADGKMETPSILEITLIALLGGLLGVLFMVPLRNALIVKEHGILPYPEGTACAEVLLAGEEGGANASTVFAGMGFAAIFKFVIDGLKVVPSEVSLRVKGFAGEIGTQIYPAVMSVGYICGPRISSYMFAGGLVSWMVLIPAVVLFGADLTLYPGTAPIGEMFAEGGASAIWGSYIRYIGAGALAAGGIISLVKSLPLIIRTFSDAMKSLKGNTNTNTTRTGQDLNMAVILGGVLLITIAIWLAPPIPVTFLGAIIVVIFGFFFATVSSRMVGLVGSSNNPVSGMAIATLLIATILLKATGDSGIHGMQGAIAIGSIICIVAAIAGDTSQDLKTGYLLGSTPKKQQIGEFIGVFAAALAIGGVLYLLNAAWGFGSEELGAPQAMLMKMIVEGVMENNLPWTLVFIGVFLAIAVEILGIPVLPFAIGVYLPVQLNACIMVGGLVRLVFDKMNMKDKKKKDAIVNDGVLYCSGMIAGEGLVGILLAVFAVFNIDKFIDLSSRFNLPTAVSNIGSLVVFALVILSLLKFSLWRKRKENK
- a CDS encoding PqqD family protein, yielding MKKKENVMDKNYLEFIPERNSLLTWKTDKKGIVTLDVENTGFFNRLAQKCFNRPKYTHVHLDKLGSFVWPLIDGQKNIIELGKEVDAHFGEEAAPLYERLAKFFQVLESYHFIKLNKNV
- a CDS encoding rhodanese-like domain-containing protein — encoded protein: MKKNKKWLFAVIAAGVLTAALSACGQDKTGQDTKAAQEDTVKAEYKKITAEEAKERMDKDDKVVILDVRTEEEYQEGHVPGAIVIPNETISSEPLEELPDMDQEILVYCRSGNRSAQAAKKLAEAGYTQVYDFGGIIDWPYDTEK
- the bioB gene encoding biotin synthase BioB, whose translation is MITMLMEKVLNGGTLTKEEAIRLSSADLEPLCQAADRIRRHFCGNAFDMCSIINGKSGKCPEDCKYCAQSVHYSADTAVYPLLDSHEIVREAEANAANGILRFSIVTSGKRLSDREVEQVCESFRKIKETCGISLCASMGLLSKKQFEMLKSAGVVRYHNNLETSRRFFPQICTTHTYDDKIQAILDAQEVGLTVCSGGIIGLGETMEDRIDMAITLQKLHIRSVPVNVLNPIPGTPLAHRVPLDEDEVCRTAAVFRFLMPDSLLRMAGGRGLMRDQGRRVFQSGANGAITQNMLTTGGVAVNEDRLLAEELGFEIRLYE
- a CDS encoding YitT family protein produces the protein MKHNYKILAKNIGMELLGSVFIAIGIYNFAVASHFPMTGFSGIALILNRLFQLPIGISIIVLNIPVAILCFRLLGRQFFLRSLRAMIISSVMIDYLAPLLPVYEGNRMLSAICTGVLGGFGYAVIYMQNSSTGGTDFIIMAVKALKPYLSLGKIAFLSDVGIILLGGIIFRDMDGIIYGMIINFLFALVVDKVVYGINAGKMTLIVTEHGQKVTEVIDTCCGRGSTILKGVGGYRMDEKQVVMCACNNKQMYFVQKAVKETDPEAFIIVLESNEVHGEGFEMLKIGESGA
- a CDS encoding D-lyxose/D-mannose family sugar isomerase, yielding MKKTEYDEKRAGVLDYFEKAHIVLTDEEKENIEIADFGLNDIERIGLQLVTYINTDRCCAKEMVLFPGQTCPEHSHVPISAIGYEGKEETFRCRYGTVYLYVEGEATGNSRGKIPAGYEGTYTVLHEIILRPGQQHTIYPDTRHWFQAGPEGAVISEFSTTSRDEYDIFTDKNIKRQPVIDN
- a CDS encoding beta-mannosidase, with the translated sequence MFELKMNDNWRMHESLLSVEKDQWAYVHGLEDGWYSCSLPADVRMPLIENGVIRDPVLADYCRESEWIEKRAWWFERTFDGCSVDKNEDIIELILEGLDSKSDIFINGQYIGSHYSVHYPFVYDIKDKIKEGENVITVRVTSGLESVSDQDLSELNHAVCLETDNGGKYRGDARRAFVRRPQYTVGWDWGPKVITCGITGGARLEGHKKIALREVCLHTEEIGEQAKLKLMLNVENLGFISSRDGKYKVRISYEGDTVFEQIYEDRLFTSGYNYFEEEILIPHAKLWWPNGYGRQPLYEVQVEAVCEDAVEIYPVFRYGIRKLELNTDVLKGKDRKFQFVINGKPIYCKGGNWIPNDFIYARVTDEKYRVLTEEAAEANFNMLRIWGGGLYERDIFYDLCDEKGILIWHDFMFACSTYPDHHQWFREEMRREFDYQTKRLRSHSCLGLFCGTNEVHWLFNSTDNPKWGIEFTYEHQYGMYIANILSKEVIHANCPFIPYWNSSPYGGELPNDDTVGDIHHWQQAYMSKKMEERIEAKDYDKIKAKFVSEYGYVGPCCMETILEYMDGQPLDRTSEVWQMHNNVFEKDTVNTAIEKNYVDHADRLSLEDYITYAGMVHGMMYGYSLESMRFREQCYGGLFWMYNDAWGEVGWTIIDYYLRRKIAYYGVKRALAHQKFTMRAEDGSVILQGANDTPKPLSVTAEFGYVSFDGTIRETRKIQLETEPGERSYLLREALPDRDYKKGTIMLYVLDENIDNIWLRLDDMRNLDFEKSQVICTEDRQEGNDRILTLHSESFAHGVHVKGNYRCSDNYFDLLPGETKTIIVRGAKETALQMASVR